Below is a window of Aeromonas veronii DNA.
GTTATGATAGTCCTGCACCACCTGAACAAATCCCGCTCCCAACGCATCATCTGGCTGCTCGAAGAGCTGGGCCAACCCTATGAGATCAAGGCGTATCAGCGCGATGCCACCACCTTTCTGGCACCGCCCGAGCTCAAGGCTATTCACCCCCTCGGCAAGTCGCCGGTCATCGAGCTCAACGGCCGGGTGCTGGCGGAATCGGGTGCCATCACCGAGTACCTGATCGCCCGCTACGCCGCCGAACGGCTGGCACCGGCACCAGATAGCCCCGACTATCCTGAATACCTGCAGTGGCTCCACTTTGCCGAGAGCTCCGGCATCCTGCCGCTGCTGCTCGACATGTTCGTGCGCAAGGATGGCAGCCCGATGCGCTTCCTGCCGGACTACGCCAAGGCGGAGTGTGCCAAGGTGCTGGGCTACCTCAATGAGGTACTGGCAACCCGACACTATCTGGTGGGGGATCGCCTCTCCGGCGCCGACATCATGAACTCCTTCCTGGTGGATCTGCTGGCGCAAAGCGGCCGGCTGGCCCACTTCCCGCACCTGCAAGCCTACTGGCAGCGCCTCAACACCCATCCGGCCCGTCAGAAGGCGGTAGAGCTGGAGCGCGAGCTGGATCAGCGCGCCTGACCGAGCGACCACCATGCAAAACGCCCCGACTGTCGGGCAATGCTGTTCACTTAAGCGGAGCCGCATTGCGATCTACCGGAAAGCGGGTCTTTGATATCTTCACCGCCCTGGGT
It encodes the following:
- a CDS encoding glutathione S-transferase family protein, coding for MIVLHHLNKSRSQRIIWLLEELGQPYEIKAYQRDATTFLAPPELKAIHPLGKSPVIELNGRVLAESGAITEYLIARYAAERLAPAPDSPDYPEYLQWLHFAESSGILPLLLDMFVRKDGSPMRFLPDYAKAECAKVLGYLNEVLATRHYLVGDRLSGADIMNSFLVDLLAQSGRLAHFPHLQAYWQRLNTHPARQKAVELERELDQRA